A region of the Hylaeus volcanicus isolate JK05 chromosome 5, UHH_iyHylVolc1.0_haploid, whole genome shotgun sequence genome:
TTTTGCCCGTTAGGTTGCAGGAAGATCCTCACCAGTTTTTGGAACTTCCGGCACAGAACGAGCCGCCGCGTTATTTACGAGTCACTGGCGATGACGATACAGGTTATTGACAAGCTATTACGATTATAAAATCGTCACTTAAAccattaaaaatcaaatcttGTTCCCCTTTATTTTAGGATGCAAGAATCAGGATCAGGTGGTCCTGCAACCCGACAGGCTTCATTGTACGTCGAAAGAAGATAGCGAAAGAAACATGTCgcagaaaaggaaaaagaaaggtgGGAAAGCGAAAGGAACGTTGGAAACTAGCGTCGAAATTCGAAATCGTATGATCGGCATGTCGGAAGCGGGCTTGTCCACGCTGTCTATCGCGCTCGCGATCGATAGATCGGTAAGAAGAAGATCGTCTTGATGGCTTCGTATAATTATATAAGACTATCTTGGTGATAGCCGTATACCGAGTACTTGTTATTAAATAGGAACGTACCGTTAAAAGGTGGTTAGAACGTTGGCATAAAGAAGGCAACGTACAGACGAAGGAAAGAAAGGGTCGTCGTCGAATCACGACTAAGGAACAAGACGAAGCCATAATCGCTATGGCTACCCAGCAGCCTCTGACCGCGGCTAAACACGTTGCGCCAGCTCTGGGCTTAAAATGTAGCGTGGATACGATTAGGGAAAGGCTTCATAAAGCTGGTATTCATAGTTGGAAGCTCGGAAAGAAGCAAGGGTCTGTATAAAAAGACGTTCTTCGTTATACAGATACTTTCGTGTACACCAACAAGGGATCGAACCTTTTGATCGTTTTAGGGAAGGAAACGCTGTACACACAGTGCACCTTTGGCAACCCAGCGGAAATCGACCAAATAAACCAAAAATGCTTggcgaaaagaagaaaaaatcaaacgGTAATAGAAAACGTGACCAAGGGTCGAGGAACACCCCGAAACGGCTATCTTCTAAGAGAAGAAGAACCGAGTCTATATCGGTGAAAAGCGTCTCGCCGTCGGCAAATATGATACCAGAACAGCCCACTGTTTTACCGTTTCATAATCCTGCAACAAGTGCGTCCCCTTAACCTCACCACTGTACCTTAATTTATTCTAGTATCGTGTCTTATCACGCAGAGAAAACTaatcaataattttgaaaaccaCTTTTCAGTGGCGAATTATGTTTCAGCTCCTAACATAATGCAACCTGTCCACAATATTACCGCAGCTCTTCCTACGCTTGCTCAACCTCAACCTCCGCCAGGTCCACCACCAGAGCCGCAACCGATACAGCCAATGGGTCCTATGATGCAACAAAGACCTGACTGCAGGTTAGCACCGGCTATCGTGCCACCTGTGTCTGTGTCGGGACAGGAGAATACCGGAGTTGCCTATCCATCGTGTATGGTTGGAAATAATAGTCACACAGGTCACAACATGGAACAACCAGACCCCTTAAACTACGAACCTTATATATGGAGTTTCTAAGCATCAAGGATGATGTATATAGACATCATTGAATCGTAAACtattcaattttgatattttttaccgtGCCGTGTGAGATTCATTTTGATCGTTAAAGCTATTAGCTTTATGTTAGCGCTTTGAACAATAGTGTCACGTACGACACTGATTTGAACGGTGAACCGCATTTACGaaagtattttaatgttttttaaggatgctagaaaaaaaagaacaaaagtCTGAAAATAAGTACCgtcaaacaaatattaacaacCCAGTAACAGATTCTGTTGGAGTTTCGACGTGtactaataatttaatgtactATCTCGCTAAATATAATTCTCTAGTCGTAAAGCGTGTCTGATAAAGCAGTTTGttacgtattaaaaatattcgaacaaaatattcgaatgGTAACAAACCGAGAAAAAGAATGACATCTAACTCGATAACGTTTtttttacatcattttcaACATGTAATGACGAAATTAACATACATAACGTTGTGCAATGAAGTAAATGAAAGATAGTACTGTTTCGTGAGAATATTGccttttatgaaatattttttcataaattcaaattgcCCAAAATGAAGAGACGTGGATGAAATAgtattttgaaacgttttatttGATCAATTATGTTGTGATTTCAAaaagttataattttaatgaaattggtTGAACCAATTTAAATCAACGTGGAGGAACACGTTAATGATTGTGTACATagatagatatacatataaatatatgtagtaaaaaaaatatattgatgaGAGTAGAAGAAAATAGTATAcaacaatgtttattttggtACAATGTATTTTGTCTCTGGATCGTCATTCACGATGCGGTAATGTCGATAGTAACGCAATAATCGGAATAAACGCTATAAAAGTGAGAAGTTTTTATCTAtgtagaaatttcaaattattagaaattaaattagcgGATGCGCtaattgcataattaatataaatatgagaACGTGAATGCTCTATGATATCTTTGTCATATTCGTCTCAacgtttatatacattttattataaagctTTACAATGCTAATGTCTGTACCTAATAATTCATCCTATCACGTGAGTTCCCATATgtgcgaaatattttttagcaCTTCATCGGGGTTGTTCttataaaacataaagaatCCTTGAATTTGCGCTGgactaacatttttcttttgtgatATAACATCTTCCGCAAATTGTTTAGCAAGTTCTTCTGCTTTATTGTCactatttttatagaatcgTAAAAACATCTGCTCCACTTGTTTGTTGCTACACCAACCTGAAATGAGACACGAAGTCGATATAAAATCGTTAATATCCGATATAAATCGAGTTCAAATGTAACATACCTATGTATTCTTTTACATCCACTCTACCTGGCCTAACTAATGCAGGGTCTAATCTTTCCAAGTAATTAGTTGTCATAAATAGAATTCTTGCTTCGGTAGAAGCAACACCGTCCAGACAGTTTAATAAGCCGCTAAACGTTACTCTATTCAAACCGTCGTACGCAGatttaactaaaataaaacgtatcgAAATTGGTAATGCAACTATCGCAAGACAAATTCCATATCCGTTTTAAATTTGCAACACGCGCAGTTACCTTCTCTACTCTCTTCTCTGCTGGCAAATGCTGCATCGATATCTTCCAAAAGTATAATAGTTTGTTGAGGAGCCACAGCTAATAAGTGATTTAATCGATCGTCCGTTAAACCTCGCTCTGACAGATTTAAAACGCATATACCTCGTTCTAATTCGCCAGCTAAGGCGGTAATGAATGACGATTTACCGCAACCCGGTGGAccgtataataaatatcctCGACGGTATGGAATTCCTGTGTAATTAGTTAACGgatttatttatcgtgtaacgtttattttaaatgatttatttacgTACCACGATCGCCATACCACGAcggattatttataaattcgcGACAGTCGCTTATTATTCTGTCCGCGACGCCAGTGTCTAAGACAACTGACTCTAGTGGTCTTCTTTTCTTAGGATGTCCAAACTGCCTCCATTCGCTTCCCATTGCAGTATACATTATGGTTTTGCCTTCGTGCTCTTTCAAAGCCATTTGTCTAGCTACAGATCAagtgtttattataattattcatagcAACAAGCactatttactattaatttattctacttaatttatcttaaattaGTACTAGTATATCAAATTTTACCTTCTtccaaaatattgaaatatatgcTCCTGTCCCTTCCAAATGCTGTCAGCTGTACTGTCTCGAATGGTATACCCATTTGTATATCAATTGTTTGTTGTTCTCTTGTTCGTTCTACCCTTATCCAATTCCCTTGGTATCTATTAATTtgaacaaacaaattaaaattatacaacttTCACCTTTACCATCGAACCATTGCCCTAGAATaacttaataattatattttaataatttcacgaTTTCATACTTGTTGTAAATTGAAGTATCGGACCATTAAGTACAGTTATTTCTAACCTAAAGAAATGAGTTCCAATACTTGGTATGAAATCATATCTAGTTTTTATGTGACCTGTTTCTTTTTGCTCGAAACTTGTCTCAACAGACAGATGTTGGGTTTTCCTTGCACCCTTATGCGTGATCCATTGCAGGAGCCACTGGTAGCTTTTGTCCCGACAAGGGACTTCCAAAGTAATCATGTAATGTCGCCTATGTTTGAAGAAAGTCATGCATTAAAAGACAAAAGAGACATTTAAAGATAGtgttgtataaaatgtaatctTTATGTGAGCAATACCTGAACAATATCATTCCTGCTTGCATCCCTTTTCTCAACAAAGCTGCTCCAGCTCCTAACCCAAACAGGCCAAAGCCAGCTCCGAAATAAGGATTGTCAGATAATGTTTGCATGTAATCTATTATAGTCATGGTATAAAGATTTGTTTCTCTCAAAATATGACCAGTATCAAATGTATCAAATGAATTGAGTTCTTATCTTGTCTAATACTGTAACCAACTGTAACAAGGATTCAACACCTGTTCCACGCGATATACACGGCACTGTGCTACGTTATATTCTGAATGAGATTAGATATAATACTCGTACTccataataatataataatactcgagtatttatttattacatgaTATTCAAGCAAGTAAGAAAATCGTATAATAGACGATACTGGATAATCTCTTTTTGTGTTTACAGAACGTGCTAGGAAATTTTACGGGACCCTTTCGCAAGCGCGTTGGTAattctgaatgaaattttgtaaacaattcgATTCTTTGAAACGTATCATCAACAATAATGAGATCTGTGCAGTTATTCATAGCGATTAAATAATTGGATCAGTtgagtaaaaaatgaaagaaaagggAAATAAGTGTGATCTGAAACGTATGGGTCTTTATGTGTAATTGTTGTgctctatattttttaatgtgtgGTATTTGTCGTGTCTTCCGTGGTCGTGTGGCACCTCTCGTATTTTTATGTTGAATGCGTGGTTTGTGCACTCGCATATGATTTTTGTATAGTTGTGTggtatttgttcaatttttgcgGGCAATGTGATTTCTGAGTGGTGCGTGTATACGTGGAATCGTGCACAAGAAATCTATCGATGTATGATCGGACATTAATTTGtcgtaataatatatacatatgcttGTACACATATACGTAATTTCTTAGTTAAATAGAGCCGCGAGGAGTTCCACCAGTGCGGTATTTACCGGCACGTGTGCTGCATGGATTGGCTATCATCGTATTTGCCTTCGttaatatgatttttatcgcaaaattagAGGTACGTAGGTTTCGAAAACCAAACTTCTTCCACGTAGGATAGAATCATTGAAACTCGTAATCGTGTAATGCTAAGCTCcatttctattcatttttatcgatggtAATATCTTCCGTTTCTCCGATTTTTGATTTGTTTTAagagaaacaataaaaaaagtcgATATCATTGtgaaagaaatatgtattcgTAAGACGCGAGTTTGAAACATGTCTTTATTCAGTCACATATAACCAATTACATTATCAAGAACATAACTTTTGATTAAGTGAAAAGTCTGTTGATACTTCTGAGCATTTGATGCAATCAAAACACAAGGGTGATAGTACtattaataactatttttttattttcagatgtGGTTAACtatactttttcctttgttaCTTTTGTGTACAACGCGTCTCGAAGCAGACAAGAGGGTTAATAAGTATGTGACGACCTTAATAGATGCAAAATGGAAGGAAACACCTTTGGCACTCGAGGCAGCAGAGTATCTAAGTGATGAAAATCCCAcctatttttggaaatttgtaGATACCTTTGCAAATTACACTTTTGGAAATGGTAAGATCAGTTCAACCTGTTAATGTCACCACATAAATATCAcagttttatataattataatttttttgatgAACAGAGAAGGATAACTATGATGTCATTGTTGCATTTGCTGAAGAGTATTTATCTCCCATGGAAGTGGCATTACTCAAATTGGGATTGTCTTTACGTATTTATTCAGCTCGAGTAGAAATGTTTACCCAAATGgcagaaaacaaaaatctttCCAACTTTGATTGTTATAATGTAGTCGATGTAGGTGGAAAATATACTTGTTCTGTAGAAGAATTGGAACAGATAATCAGCCAAGTGAgtgatatataaaatatgtatatgtatatgagaATCACATAAAATTACACactctttgtttattttacagGAAACTTGGTCTAATCCTGATACTTACAGTGTAGACCATCGTTATCATATGTCCCATCAATCTGAAaaagttattatattatatggtCAAATTGGAACACCAACATTCACAGATTTTCATAATAGATTAAAACATCTCGCTGAAAATCATGGTATCACTTATATTTTGCGACATTATTTGAAGGTATTATAGATATTTAATAGCCAAAACGACATATTCATAACATACAAATGTTTGTGTTTTCTATCATTTGTAGGACAGAGCAGAGAAAAACGTGCGTTTGTCAGGATATGGCGTGGAGTTACAAATGAAGTCTACAGAATATAAAGCAACAGATGATTCAGATATTAAAGATAATACCGGGAAAGATTCCGAAACGTCTAGCGATAATATGGAAGAAAtagatggaattaatttcgtaactttaAAGTAAGGTGGTTATATACCTAATATATTGTTTCTTAtgcttattaaattttgttacaaatattatcataattacTTTTCCAGAAATTTGTATCCCGATAAGCACGAGGAGTTGGATAAATTACAGATTCACTTGCTCGACTCCAGTCACGAAATTGGCGCATTGAAAGTGTGGCAGTTTCAAGAGTTAAGTCATCAGGCAGCCGAGAGAATTATGAATTCTCCTACGAATGAGGCTATAAATGTTTTGACCGATATTTCTCAAAACTTTCCGATGCAAGTAAATACGCCTTTGTAGTATTAATATCCATATAACATTCGTATtatatcgtatttattttagtaaattttttttgaacTTTTTAGGCAAAATCTTTAATTAGAACAAAAGTAAATACCGAAATGAAGAAGGAAATGAAACTCAATCAAGCAATATTTTCCGCTAGTTTGAATATACAACCCACGGATACTGCACTCTTTATTAACGGGTTGTTTTTCGATTTGGAGGCTGTGGATGTACTCGGTCTTCTCGAATCGCTGAGAAGCGAATTGAGAGTAATGGAGTCTCTCCGTAAAATCGGTACGATGATAGACGCTAGTttgaatgtgttaaaaatcGGAGATAATTGTAACATTGAACGTTTTATTCATAGGTTTTAGTAATACAAAGATGAGCAAATTACTGGCGCTAGATTTATCCACTAATATGGATAAGCAAGAGTTCGCGATAGATATAAGAGATTCGGCTGTAATTTGGGTGAACGATATTGAACGGGATTCAACTTATTCTAGGTGGC
Encoded here:
- the LOC128876937 gene encoding uncharacterized protein LOC128876937 isoform X1, yielding MGKTRGVHETTPELRNRMVGMYEAGLGLREIAAAVNCSQRTVKRWLNRFDKEGTVETRERCGRKRATTSEQDEAIIRLATQTPITAAKAVLPALGLNCSVDTIRERLHKAGIHNWSPSRKYMQRIPLGDTDGVAIQQPVWRPTGTQLGKKKSSKDSSKNDKNTGTTKKKNPSWKIRAKDVYVGDGAPVENAKQPTEQQEFIFSQQNAPQPQATEMQSPSQPLPSNQTEFGNALSLVHQDQPVYQHPGLNISQNWPLDLVQGSHHYPQQLQELRTRQEQQQHHEQQVRQTIPDQTHSLDQQRQLKVEHQIQHQQHQDHLHLQLASPQTNTNTNSDTFNSCSSQDSNQSSSGELKQTENTAKPVKMERFLPVRLQEDPHQFLELPAQNEPPRYLRVTGDDDTGCKNQDQVVLQPDRLHCTSKEDSERNMSQKRKKKGGKAKGTLETSVEIRNRMIGMSEAGLSTLSIALAIDRSERTVKRWLERWHKEGNVQTKERKGRRRITTKEQDEAIIAMATQQPLTAAKHVAPALGLKCSVDTIRERLHKAGIHSWKLGKKQGEGNAVHTVHLWQPSGNRPNKPKMLGEKKKKSNGNRKRDQGSRNTPKRLSSKRRRTESISVKSVSPSANMIPEQPTVLPFHNPATMANYVSAPNIMQPVHNITAALPTLAQPQPPPGPPPEPQPIQPMGPMMQQRPDCRLAPAIVPPVSVSGQENTGVAYPSCMVGNNSHTGHNMEQPDPLNYEPYIWSF
- the LOC128876939 gene encoding mitochondrial chaperone BCS1, with translation MTIIDYMQTLSDNPYFGAGFGLFGLGAGAALLRKGMQAGMILFRRHYMITLEVPCRDKSYQWLLQWITHKGARKTQHLSVETSFEQKETGHIKTRYDFIPSIGTHFFRYQGNWIRVERTREQQTIDIQMGIPFETVQLTAFGRDRSIYFNILEEARQMALKEHEGKTIMYTAMGSEWRQFGHPKKRRPLESVVLDTGVADRIISDCREFINNPSWYGDRGIPYRRGYLLYGPPGCGKSSFITALAGELERGICVLNLSERGLTDDRLNHLLAVAPQQTIILLEDIDAAFASREESREVKSAYDGLNRVTFSGLLNCLDGVASTEARILFMTTNYLERLDPALVRPGRVDVKEYIGWCSNKQVEQMFLRFYKNSDNKAEELAKQFAEDVISQKKNVSPAQIQGFFMFYKNNPDEVLKNISHIWELT
- the LOC128876937 gene encoding uncharacterized protein LOC128876937 isoform X2, which codes for MGKTRGVHETTPELRNRMVGMYEAGLGLREIAAAVNCSQRTVKRWLNRFDKEGTVETRERCGRKRATTSEQDEAIIRLATQTPITAAKAVLPALGLNCSVDTIRERLHKAGIHNWSPSRKYMQRIPLGDTDGVAIQQPVWRPTGTQLGKKKSSKDSSKNDKNTGTTKKKNPSWKIRAKDVYVGDGAPVENAKQPTEQQEFIFSQQNAPQPQATEMQSPSQPLPSNQTEFGNALSLVHQDQPVYQHPGLNISQNWPLDLVQGSHHYPQLQELRTRQEQQQHHEQQVRQTIPDQTHSLDQQRQLKVEHQIQHQQHQDHLHLQLASPQTNTNTNSDTFNSCSSQDSNQSSSGELKQTENTAKPVKMERFLPVRLQEDPHQFLELPAQNEPPRYLRVTGDDDTGCKNQDQVVLQPDRLHCTSKEDSERNMSQKRKKKGGKAKGTLETSVEIRNRMIGMSEAGLSTLSIALAIDRSERTVKRWLERWHKEGNVQTKERKGRRRITTKEQDEAIIAMATQQPLTAAKHVAPALGLKCSVDTIRERLHKAGIHSWKLGKKQGEGNAVHTVHLWQPSGNRPNKPKMLGEKKKKSNGNRKRDQGSRNTPKRLSSKRRRTESISVKSVSPSANMIPEQPTVLPFHNPATMANYVSAPNIMQPVHNITAALPTLAQPQPPPGPPPEPQPIQPMGPMMQQRPDCRLAPAIVPPVSVSGQENTGVAYPSCMVGNNSHTGHNMEQPDPLNYEPYIWSF